The window CCTGGTGCTTCTTCCGAAAACATAAATAGTTCAAGCTCTTTTCCTAACTTACGATGGTTACGTTTTTCTGCTTCTTCAAGGAACACAAAGTATTCATCCATATCCTCTTTCGTTGCGAAAGCCACCCCGTAAATACGTTGCAACATTTGATTATTGCTATCACCACGCCAGTACGCACCTGAAATATTCATCAGTTTGAAGTGCTGCAATTTATTTGTGGATGGCACATGTGGTCCTCTACATAAATCGATAAATTCTCCTTGCTCATAAACCGTTACGCGTTCTTCTGCAGGAATTGCTTCTAGTAGCTCAAGCTTTAAATAGTCATGCACAAAAATTTGACTCGCTTCTTCTCTCGTTACTTCCTTGCGAACAACTTGGAAGTTCTCGCTTACAATCTTTTTCATTTCGCGTTCAATTACACCTAAATCTTCTGGCACTAACGTATGAGTCATTTCAATATCATAATAAAACCCGTTTTCAATTACTGGACCAACACCAAATTTTGCATTTGGATATAAACGCTTCACCGCTTGTGCTAACAAGTGCGCTGTTGAATGACGAAGTACCTCTAAGCCTTCTTTTGACGCAGCATCATACAGAGAAATTTCAGCATCCACTAGAATTGGTCGTGTCAAATCGGTTGCCGTCGTATTTACACTACCTACAATTGATTTTTTCGCTAAGCTAGGACTAATCGACTTGGCGATTTCGGTTAGCGTAACACCTTTAGCAAAACGTTTTCGTTCGCCATTCGGAAATTGAATCGTTACTTCTTGATTTGACATACTACCACTCCTTTTCTTTTTTTGGTAAATAAAAAAAACACATATTCGTCCACAAAGGGACGAGTATGTGTTTGAATACCCGTGGTTCCACCCAAATTCCTACTGTACTGTTGCATCAGTAGCTCATTGATACAGATAACGCCTGTACACGTCACTAGTTTCCTAGCACAGCTCCAAGGGAGTAAATCGATTCATCCAATCAGGAAACTTTCAGCCGGTGATTTCCCTCTCTTTTGATCTTCACTAAAACGATTCATATCCTTATCATTGCTTTTTAAATTGAAATTAGTATTTAATCTAACCTACACCTAAAATATTGTCAATAACCCATTTTCAAGAATTTACAGAAAATACATTCTACAATCGTTGCTATGATTGGATTTACTTGTTTCATAAATTGCCTTACAATAGTGCCCACATATCTCGTAAAATCCCCATATGAATGGAATATTATTTGTGCACTCTATGCAAAACACAACACGCACGATATTCTTTGTTAACTCCCAATACTTAAATATATCAACCATGGACGAAAGTATGAAATAATAAAACTTCATTTACAATGATAATATTGGTAGGTTATACTGATGGCACATTAAAAAAACTACATACCGTTTTCTGCACTAGGGGTGCCCACTTTGGCTGAGATGCGAGCTTTTGCTCCGATCCCTTATAACTCGATCAGGATAATACCTGCGTGAGGAAGTGCGGTGACTTTCCGATTTTTTCATTTTGGATAAGTGGCTGCATCTTCACGGATGTGGTCTTTTTTTATGAAAATTTTTCGGGAGGTTTTTAATATGCAATGCGGTTTAAGCCCTATCGTTGGATTTCGTTTTTCTCTTCATCCAATGACCAATGATTTTATTTCGGTAATTAAAGGTGCTCTTCTAGAAACAGATACATCAAATGTGTGGATGCATACGGATGACGTATCTACTGTTATTCGTGGAAAACAGGTGCATGTATTTAATGTGGCAAAAGCCATCACTTTACATGCTGCTAAAACGGGAGAGCATATTGCATTATCTGGTACTTTTTCAGTTGGTTGTCCAGGTGACACTGCAGGAGATGTATTTTTGGATAAAGGAGATGAAGTAGCAAATACAGATACGACGAAACAATATGTTTCCTCTCAATTTGCTCTTTATCCGATGAATAATCCTGATTATATGAATGTTATTTATAGTGAAATAGACCGTGCAAAAACGCATGGTGTTTACAATGAGTCGATGCATTATGCAAGTGGTATTCACGGAGACATACACGATGTATTTGAATTTTACGAAGAATCTTTCACACATGCACGATCGGAAAAACATAAACATCTTGTTATGACGGTTTCAATGAGTATTAATAGTCCTTCTCACGGAGGTCTTTAATATGTTGAAATCTTGGAAGCTAAAAGAGATTGTACTTATGTCTTTATTTTCTGTTGTGTTTGGTATTGTCTATTTACTATTTCTACATGCAGGAAATATTTGGGCAGGGTTTATTGGTCCTATTGCGTATGAATGGATCTTCGGCATTTGGTTTATCGTATCGATTATTTGCATGTATATTATTCGTAAACCTGGCGCAGCAGTCATTTCTGAAACAATCGCAGCAACAATAGAGGTTTTATTGGGCAATGCCATTGGTCCGCGTTTAATTCTTACAGGTCTTATTCAAGGATTGGGAGCAGAAGCAGTTTTTGCCGCAACACGCTACAAACGCTTTGACTTGTGGGTATTAATGTTAGCTGGTGTTGGCTCAGCCGTTTTCAGCTTTGTATATGGATACTTTTTAGGGGGCTTTGCCGTGTACAGCACAGGTTACGTAGCATTAATGTTAGGACTTCGCATATTAAGTGGTGCTCTAATTGCCGGTGTCGGTGGAAAAGCTTTATCAGACGGATTACTCGCTACGGGTTCACTCCGCGGATATGCCATTTCACGCTCGAAAAAAGGTGAATCACATGCCTAATGTTATCTGCTTTAACAATGTAACTTTCTCTTATCCCGACGAAGAACAGCCAATACTCGAGAATCTTTCGTTGTCCATTCGTCGCGGAGAGCGTGTTGTCATTACAGGTCCAAGCGGCTGTGGTAAAACAACCTTACTGTATTTATGTAATAGACTTTACCCTGATAATTGTGATGGCATCTTAACTGGGTCATTAGAGCTGTTCGGGAAAGACAGTTTCTCTTATATCCCTGGAGAAATAAATCGCCGGATAGCAACTGTTTTTCAAGATCCCGATGCTCAGTTTTGCATGCAAACGGTAGAGGAAGAACTTGCATTTACATTAGAAAACTTGCATATACCACGTGAAGACATGGATGGTCGTATTCACGAGGTGTTGGAATTGACGGGCTTAAGTGGGTTTCGTCACGCAATTATTCAAAAGCTTTCAGGTGGCCAAAAACAGCGAATTGCTACTGCATGTGCACTCATTATGGAGCCTGAAATTTTGTTGTTAGACGAACCGATTGCTCACTTAGACCCTTACACTGCCCTAAAATATGTGGAATGGTTGGATCAGCTACAGTTAAAACGAAAAATTACGATTGTTGCCATTGAGCATCAATTAGATCTATGGGGGGATTTTTTTGAACGAAACATCCCATTAAATAAAACTGAGGATGCTACCCCTTTACAAAAACGGAATAGCTCCATGCAAGAAGATGTTACTTTCCTTGCCAGTAGCATAAGTGCGAAACCGTTTCTCCAAGAAGTTTCTTTCACTTTAAATCGTGGTGAAATAACAGTTTTGGCTGGTCCTAATGGTAGTGGAAAGTCTACTTTATTAAAATCATTGTGTCGATTAATCCCTTCTAGTGGAACGGTTCAGCCTGAAAATTTAGGATATGTGCCACAGTCACCAGAATTTTTATTCCTAACAAAAAAAGTCCATGATGAAGTTGCATTTGGTGGGGGAAAGGATGTCGATAAAATGTTAACTCGACTAAAATTAACCCCCATTGCAGATGCCCATCCTTTTGCAGTTAGTCATGGGCAAAAGCGAAGAGTAGCGATTGCAGCAATGCTTTCGGATGGACGTGATGTGATTGTGATGGATGAGCCTACTTCCGGTCAAGATGCAGCAGCATTATCTGAGTTGTTTCAATTAATAGATGAGCGATCCCGAGCTGGAACAACATTTTTGATCGTTACACATGATATGGAGTTCGCTTATTGCATAGCCGATTCGATATTATTACTAAATAATGGGCATCTGACTGGAAAGTTTCCCGCTGCCGATGTTTGGAGAAATGAAAACCTGCAATTGGATCATCACTTACTACCACCGAAAGGATTGATGTCACGTGAAGCATGCTTTACATAAAATGAATCCTTCACTGAAATTTTTATTGTTCACAGTTTGTATGCTTACGATGGCTTTCTTTTTTGATCCGTGGACTCCGTTCGTGTTTTGTATTGGCATACTTGTGCTACAAATATTGTTTAGTCGAATTAATTGGAAAAAATGGTTGTTGTTTATGATTCCTTTTTTTGTGACGGCTTTCGGGTATTTTTGGTCAACGATTGTTTTTGCGGAAGATCAATCTGGACCTGTTATTTGGTCTTTTTGGGTACTAAACGTTACAGAAACACAGTTGCATTATGCTTTATCATTAAGTTTTCGGATCTTGGCGTTTTCAAGCCTTTCTCTCTTGTTCGCTTTTACGACGAATCCAAATACTTTTATCATGAGCTTAATGCAGCAATTAAAACTGTCTCCTAAAATTGCATATGGGGTAATGGTCGGCTACCAATTCCTACCTGTGTTAAAGGATGAATTTATTCATATTCAACAAGCACATAGATTAAGAGGAGCTACTCCAGAGAAAAATGCTTTACAACGACTTCTTGGCTTACGGAGAATTTTAATCCCTATGCTAGCAGGCGCTGTTCGTAAAGCCGAGCGAGCTGCATTTGCGATGGAAGCAAGAGGCTTTACAGGAGAACGAAGAACTAGCTATTTTCAAGTGATAACAGTAAGCAAAATAGATGGCGTTTGTGCCGCTTTATTCCTAATCGTGCTTCTGTTAAGCTGTACGAATAGTTTGTGGCTTGGTTAAAATAATAATCCAAGAATTAAGGAAAAGTTTCCGCCTCATGAGAAGGTGGAAACTTTTTTGTGTAATTCATTTGTAATTGGTTCTCGTTCTTTAATGTAAAGCAAATGCATTTGGGTTTGTCATTCTACAAGGACACTTGTGTAAAATAGTCTATTATCCTCACTCAATGTATTATTATTAATTGTAGTAAATTGTGTTTGCACCTGGTGCAGGATTATATTAAAAGCGTC is drawn from Solibacillus sp. R5-41 and contains these coding sequences:
- a CDS encoding Ykof family thiamine-binding protein; amino-acid sequence: MQCGLSPIVGFRFSLHPMTNDFISVIKGALLETDTSNVWMHTDDVSTVIRGKQVHVFNVAKAITLHAAKTGEHIALSGTFSVGCPGDTAGDVFLDKGDEVANTDTTKQYVSSQFALYPMNNPDYMNVIYSEIDRAKTHGVYNESMHYASGIHGDIHDVFEFYEESFTHARSEKHKHLVMTVSMSINSPSHGGL
- a CDS encoding ECF transporter S component, with product MLKSWKLKEIVLMSLFSVVFGIVYLLFLHAGNIWAGFIGPIAYEWIFGIWFIVSIICMYIIRKPGAAVISETIAATIEVLLGNAIGPRLILTGLIQGLGAEAVFAATRYKRFDLWVLMLAGVGSAVFSFVYGYFLGGFAVYSTGYVALMLGLRILSGALIAGVGGKALSDGLLATGSLRGYAISRSKKGESHA
- a CDS encoding ABC transporter ATP-binding protein gives rise to the protein MPNVICFNNVTFSYPDEEQPILENLSLSIRRGERVVITGPSGCGKTTLLYLCNRLYPDNCDGILTGSLELFGKDSFSYIPGEINRRIATVFQDPDAQFCMQTVEEELAFTLENLHIPREDMDGRIHEVLELTGLSGFRHAIIQKLSGGQKQRIATACALIMEPEILLLDEPIAHLDPYTALKYVEWLDQLQLKRKITIVAIEHQLDLWGDFFERNIPLNKTEDATPLQKRNSSMQEDVTFLASSISAKPFLQEVSFTLNRGEITVLAGPNGSGKSTLLKSLCRLIPSSGTVQPENLGYVPQSPEFLFLTKKVHDEVAFGGGKDVDKMLTRLKLTPIADAHPFAVSHGQKRRVAIAAMLSDGRDVIVMDEPTSGQDAAALSELFQLIDERSRAGTTFLIVTHDMEFAYCIADSILLLNNGHLTGKFPAADVWRNENLQLDHHLLPPKGLMSREACFT
- a CDS encoding energy-coupling factor transporter transmembrane protein EcfT, with product MAFFFDPWTPFVFCIGILVLQILFSRINWKKWLLFMIPFFVTAFGYFWSTIVFAEDQSGPVIWSFWVLNVTETQLHYALSLSFRILAFSSLSLLFAFTTNPNTFIMSLMQQLKLSPKIAYGVMVGYQFLPVLKDEFIHIQQAHRLRGATPEKNALQRLLGLRRILIPMLAGAVRKAERAAFAMEARGFTGERRTSYFQVITVSKIDGVCAALFLIVLLLSCTNSLWLG